A genome region from Microcella alkaliphila includes the following:
- a CDS encoding TRAP transporter small permease has protein sequence MVLLVGLLTLVVLQVVSRYVFSSPFSWSEEAARFTFIWLVFVAAAFVTARRRNITVQLYGGGKTGKVVAIIEALAAVIVSVVSIAMVFGSFGLMATTMGLTSPGTGIPLPVVYVSSVVGFGLLAFHSLCNLWLAVRYPSQFAGTIDAEKGGV, from the coding sequence ATGGTGCTCCTGGTGGGCTTGCTCACCCTGGTGGTGCTGCAGGTCGTGTCGCGCTACGTGTTCTCGTCGCCTTTCAGCTGGAGCGAAGAAGCAGCACGCTTCACCTTCATCTGGCTGGTGTTCGTGGCCGCGGCGTTCGTCACGGCCAGACGCCGTAACATCACGGTTCAGCTCTACGGCGGTGGCAAGACCGGCAAGGTCGTTGCCATCATCGAAGCGCTCGCGGCCGTGATCGTGAGCGTGGTGTCGATCGCGATGGTATTCGGCTCATTCGGACTTATGGCAACAACGATGGGACTCACGTCGCCCGGAACGGGTATTCCGTTGCCGGTCGTCTATGTATCCTCCGTCGTCGGGTTCGGGCTTCTCGCCTTTCACTCGCTCTGCAACCTCTGGCTCGCAGTGCGCTATCCCAGCCAGTTCGCTGGCACTATCGACGCAGAAAAGGGTGGCGTCTGA
- a CDS encoding DctP family TRAP transporter solute-binding subunit: MKHQRVGTALAAATIMTLGLSACVGNEAPEQTTTSAPEDAVELRLSHVYDPSHPVQTCGVPSLNGALEGSGVFINAFPAAQLGSEAESLEQVVTGSLELAVAGPSFLGVWEPNVAMFDAPYLFRDIDHFVETLDGPVADEIFASLKEESGLDVLSTWYYGTRHVTSKEPVSTSADLAGKKFRTPDAPLYLAMADIMGGAATPMALSEAYLGLQQGTIDAQENPIPTIASQRFYEVQDYLNLTGHMIQGVMIVGSDASLSALSDEQRAALQEAMVDASAAVRECIEDEEASFVEEWREAGTIQINDDVDVEHFRQRALEMIPNSFEWGDLYLEIREG; encoded by the coding sequence ATGAAGCATCAGCGTGTTGGCACGGCTCTCGCCGCTGCCACGATCATGACCCTCGGACTCAGCGCCTGCGTAGGCAACGAGGCCCCCGAACAGACCACTACGTCCGCGCCCGAGGACGCAGTCGAACTGCGTCTATCGCACGTCTACGACCCGAGCCACCCCGTCCAGACGTGCGGCGTTCCTTCATTGAACGGTGCCCTCGAAGGGTCGGGCGTGTTCATCAACGCGTTCCCCGCGGCTCAGCTCGGTAGTGAGGCCGAAAGCCTCGAGCAGGTTGTCACCGGCAGCCTCGAACTTGCGGTCGCAGGTCCGTCGTTCCTCGGAGTGTGGGAGCCGAACGTGGCAATGTTCGACGCCCCGTACCTGTTCCGCGACATCGACCACTTCGTAGAGACCCTCGACGGCCCCGTTGCCGATGAAATCTTCGCGTCGCTCAAGGAGGAATCGGGCCTGGATGTGCTGAGCACCTGGTACTACGGCACACGCCACGTGACCTCGAAGGAGCCGGTCTCGACGTCTGCCGACCTGGCAGGCAAGAAGTTCCGCACGCCAGACGCGCCCCTGTACCTCGCCATGGCAGACATCATGGGTGGCGCGGCCACGCCGATGGCTCTCTCCGAGGCCTACCTCGGCCTGCAGCAGGGCACGATCGACGCTCAGGAGAACCCGATTCCGACGATCGCGAGCCAGCGCTTCTACGAGGTGCAGGATTACCTGAACCTGACGGGCCACATGATTCAGGGCGTGATGATCGTCGGCAGCGATGCCTCGCTCTCGGCACTGAGTGACGAGCAGCGCGCGGCACTGCAAGAGGCGATGGTCGATGCCTCTGCAGCGGTTCGGGAGTGCATCGAGGACGAGGAAGCGTCGTTCGTCGAGGAGTGGCGTGAGGCCGGAACGATTCAGATCAATGACGACGTCGATGTCGAGCACTTCCGTCAGCGCGCGCTTGAGATGATTCCCAACAGCTTCGAGTGGGGCGACTTGTACCTCGAAATCCGAGAAGGCTAA
- a CDS encoding Ldh family oxidoreductase: protein MSDTTTPMIELAHAKVIAEQILRAVGAHTDHARATVDNLLFADRSGIASHGLLRLPLYAAAVSAGGINRDPQMRWVTENTGAGLLDADGAFGQVAMEEALRWIESQRGTSASVTVAVQSSSHFGAGGYWTQRLAESGWLAIGVSSTGPTVAPFGATRKVLGTNPLSISLPAGTQTPLTADLATSTGAYGKVIGARNAGTSIPEGWAVDEAGHPTTDPAAAMAGALTAFGGHKGSAVAVLIEGLSVVLGGSRFAFETEDIWSNPGSRMNVGHLVIAVDPAAFAGAEQTAARVQQLRDTVRAAGPDVRAPGDPEEQSRTDRLVHIPLAHSTIEAINQLAEQLGAPPLEPASPTQTFSPPNRPTKKKEFQR from the coding sequence ATGAGCGACACCACGACACCCATGATTGAGCTGGCTCATGCGAAGGTGATCGCCGAGCAGATCCTCCGCGCCGTCGGGGCACACACCGACCATGCCCGTGCGACCGTCGACAATCTCTTGTTCGCTGATCGCAGTGGGATCGCCTCGCACGGCCTCCTGCGACTGCCGCTGTATGCAGCCGCCGTGTCAGCGGGCGGCATCAACCGGGACCCACAGATGCGCTGGGTGACCGAAAACACCGGCGCCGGACTGCTCGACGCTGACGGCGCCTTCGGGCAAGTCGCCATGGAAGAGGCTCTGCGGTGGATCGAGTCGCAGCGCGGCACGTCAGCCTCGGTGACCGTCGCCGTGCAGTCGAGCTCACATTTCGGCGCGGGCGGCTACTGGACGCAGCGGCTTGCCGAGTCGGGCTGGCTGGCCATCGGTGTGTCGTCGACGGGCCCGACGGTCGCACCTTTCGGCGCGACACGGAAGGTGCTCGGAACCAATCCACTGTCCATCAGCCTGCCGGCAGGCACCCAAACCCCGCTCACGGCCGATCTCGCGACCAGCACCGGCGCCTACGGCAAAGTGATCGGAGCGCGAAACGCAGGCACCAGCATCCCCGAAGGCTGGGCGGTCGACGAAGCGGGCCACCCGACGACCGACCCGGCCGCAGCAATGGCCGGAGCGTTGACTGCGTTTGGCGGGCACAAGGGTTCGGCCGTGGCGGTACTGATCGAAGGGTTGTCGGTCGTGCTCGGCGGGTCACGCTTCGCCTTCGAGACCGAGGACATTTGGTCGAATCCGGGCTCACGCATGAACGTCGGCCACCTGGTGATCGCGGTCGACCCCGCGGCCTTCGCAGGTGCCGAACAGACCGCAGCGCGTGTGCAGCAGTTGCGCGACACGGTCCGGGCGGCTGGTCCCGACGTTCGCGCGCCGGGCGATCCCGAAGAGCAATCACGCACGGATCGTCTTGTACACATCCCGCTGGCCCACAGCACCATCGAGGCGATCAACCAGCTCGCTGAACAACTCGGAGCGCCGCCGCTCGAACCGGCGTCGCCCACGCAGACGTTTTCCCCTCCCAACCGCCCAACCAAGAAGAAGGAGTTTCAACGATGA
- a CDS encoding GntR family transcriptional regulator, translating to MRQPEQTGHLSTSVAVYERIRHMILTNLIAPDIKLNIDALARELGVSHTPVREALQRLEGDRLVVVKQKRGYWTTPLLDENDLDHLFEVRLLLEPWAAGAASVDRASNPGPRLQAEVERFVAEHGTQTGGAALLSHDTVFHSAVFRAVGNPFLEEAFNRTHAHLHLFRLYTEDMDASVTIEEHQQIADAIARGDATAATSAMRSHLFSARRRFGRGLGGPLAESRLADVRATVLGHEREVSS from the coding sequence ATGCGACAGCCTGAGCAGACCGGCCACCTCTCGACGTCGGTCGCCGTGTACGAACGCATTCGCCACATGATCCTGACCAACCTGATCGCGCCCGACATCAAGCTCAACATCGACGCCCTCGCACGCGAGCTCGGCGTCTCCCACACGCCCGTGCGCGAGGCGCTTCAGCGCCTCGAAGGCGACCGGCTTGTTGTGGTGAAGCAGAAGCGCGGCTACTGGACGACTCCGCTGCTTGACGAAAACGATCTCGACCATCTCTTTGAGGTGCGGCTCCTGCTTGAGCCCTGGGCGGCAGGTGCGGCGTCAGTCGATCGAGCGTCCAACCCAGGCCCGCGGTTGCAAGCCGAGGTGGAGCGCTTCGTCGCAGAACATGGCACTCAAACCGGCGGGGCCGCGCTCCTCTCGCACGACACCGTGTTCCACAGTGCTGTATTTCGGGCCGTCGGCAACCCATTCCTTGAAGAGGCCTTCAATCGCACGCACGCGCATCTGCACCTCTTCCGTCTGTACACCGAAGACATGGATGCATCGGTCACGATCGAAGAACACCAGCAGATTGCTGACGCCATCGCCCGCGGCGACGCAACCGCAGCCACGTCCGCGATGCGCTCGCACCTGTTCTCAGCGCGACGTCGCTTCGGTCGCGGGCTCGGCGGCCCACTCGCCGAATCACGGCTAGCAGACGTTCGTGCCACTGTCCTTGGCCACGAGCGGGAGGTTTCGTCATGA
- a CDS encoding fumarylacetoacetate hydrolase family protein, whose protein sequence is MSGTGQTDVRDTQMAAHAVADALPTGSGTFIGRVWDPQRRAPIPVLFADGAVYDLLAEATTVSALLERADLAAAIARARAAEPLWSVNDLRWEGDDTGPNLLAPIDLHVIKACGVTFVASMLERVIEERCMGDAARAASVRAELDAALGIDIATIEPGSAEAATLKEELLERGWWSQYLEVGIGPHPEVFTKGPLLSAVGCGAAIGVPSFSSWNNPEPELVLIVTSAGDIIGVTLGNDVNLRDVEGRSALLLGMAKDNNRSTAVGPVIRLFDETFTIDDARRLEIRLVVSGSDGYLLEGVNRVTALSRSFEALVEATAGTHHQYPDGFALFTGTLFAPTQDRGAPGHGFTHHLGDLVEISADQLGCLRNIVGRTEELAPWTYGVRSLWADLSRLEREASDATA, encoded by the coding sequence ATGTCCGGTACTGGACAGACCGACGTGCGAGACACCCAGATGGCGGCGCACGCTGTAGCCGATGCGCTCCCCACCGGAAGCGGCACGTTCATCGGTCGAGTGTGGGATCCGCAACGCCGCGCGCCGATTCCCGTCCTCTTCGCTGACGGTGCGGTGTACGACCTCCTTGCCGAAGCGACGACAGTGTCAGCACTTCTCGAGCGGGCAGACCTCGCAGCTGCCATCGCACGAGCGCGCGCTGCGGAGCCGCTCTGGAGTGTGAACGATCTGCGCTGGGAAGGCGACGACACCGGCCCCAATCTGCTCGCGCCCATCGACCTGCACGTGATCAAGGCGTGCGGCGTCACCTTCGTGGCGTCGATGCTGGAACGAGTCATCGAAGAGCGGTGCATGGGTGACGCGGCGCGTGCAGCCTCGGTGCGCGCCGAGCTCGACGCGGCCCTCGGCATTGACATCGCGACGATCGAGCCCGGAAGCGCGGAAGCTGCCACCTTGAAGGAGGAGCTACTCGAGCGCGGATGGTGGTCGCAGTATCTCGAGGTCGGCATCGGCCCTCACCCGGAAGTCTTCACGAAGGGGCCGCTGCTCTCTGCAGTCGGCTGCGGGGCCGCGATCGGCGTGCCCTCCTTCTCGTCGTGGAACAATCCCGAGCCCGAGCTGGTGCTCATCGTCACCTCGGCGGGCGACATCATCGGCGTGACGCTCGGGAATGACGTGAACCTGCGCGACGTCGAAGGCCGCAGCGCCCTACTGCTGGGCATGGCAAAAGACAACAATCGTTCGACGGCCGTGGGGCCGGTGATCCGTCTGTTTGATGAGACGTTCACCATCGACGATGCTCGGCGCCTCGAGATCCGACTCGTCGTGAGCGGGTCCGACGGCTACCTCCTCGAGGGGGTCAACCGCGTCACGGCCCTCAGCCGATCATTCGAAGCATTGGTCGAGGCGACAGCGGGCACTCACCACCAGTATCCGGACGGCTTCGCCCTGTTCACCGGCACGCTCTTCGCACCGACGCAAGACCGCGGAGCACCTGGCCACGGCTTCACCCACCATCTGGGGGATCTCGTGGAGATCAGCGCCGACCAGCTCGGCTGCCTCCGAAACATCGTCGGGCGCACGGAGGAACTCGCACCGTGGACGTACGGTGTGCGCAGTCTGTGGGCTGACCTCTCCCGACTAGAACGCGAGGCGAGCGATGCGACAGCCTGA
- a CDS encoding Ldh family oxidoreductase yields MTQTVPATTLLEWATDIVARWGYRHDDARYIAETLVDANLRGVDSHGIMRLPAYYERVRHGLTEPAATAVTTIRGATAQVNADRVAGQLAAREAVRTATTIANELGVAAVTVSGSSHFGAAGFYARELAENGLFSMVMSNSEPIVVPFGGRTSLLGTNPLALAAPTEDGVVAVDMATSQAAMGKVYGARLSNTPIPADWGVDSTGRPTTDPHAVTALLPAGGPKGYALGFFVEMLSAVLSGAAITHDVGDMYKDFSKTQNVGHFFLAISVENFMSRADFERRAQTLITLAHGTEPVDPSRPVLVPGEPEQLTSRARLEAGVPLSDGVVEELATLSDALGVPWPGGVAAAAASTP; encoded by the coding sequence ATGACTCAGACAGTTCCCGCCACCACTCTTCTCGAATGGGCCACGGACATTGTGGCCCGGTGGGGCTACCGCCACGACGACGCGCGCTACATCGCCGAGACTCTCGTGGATGCGAACCTACGTGGCGTCGACTCGCATGGAATCATGCGGCTTCCGGCGTACTACGAGCGCGTTCGGCACGGCCTGACGGAGCCCGCAGCAACCGCGGTAACCACGATTCGCGGGGCCACCGCACAGGTCAACGCAGACCGGGTAGCGGGCCAGCTGGCGGCTCGAGAGGCGGTGCGCACGGCAACGACCATCGCGAACGAACTCGGGGTCGCCGCGGTGACCGTGTCGGGGAGTTCGCACTTCGGGGCCGCCGGCTTCTACGCGCGCGAACTCGCCGAGAACGGCCTGTTCAGCATGGTGATGTCGAATTCCGAGCCGATCGTCGTGCCCTTTGGCGGTCGCACCTCACTGCTCGGCACGAACCCCCTCGCCCTCGCGGCGCCCACCGAAGACGGCGTCGTCGCCGTCGACATGGCAACCAGCCAGGCGGCGATGGGCAAGGTGTACGGCGCGCGCCTGTCCAACACGCCGATTCCCGCCGACTGGGGCGTCGATAGCACCGGGCGCCCGACCACCGATCCGCACGCGGTAACCGCACTATTGCCGGCGGGCGGCCCGAAGGGATACGCGCTCGGCTTCTTCGTCGAGATGCTGTCGGCCGTGCTGTCGGGTGCGGCCATCACCCACGACGTCGGTGACATGTATAAAGACTTCAGCAAGACCCAGAACGTCGGGCACTTCTTTCTCGCCATCTCTGTCGAGAACTTCATGTCGCGCGCCGATTTTGAACGGCGTGCCCAGACGCTCATCACCCTGGCGCACGGCACCGAGCCGGTCGACCCCTCGCGCCCGGTGCTCGTGCCGGGTGAGCCAGAACAGTTGACGTCACGGGCGCGCCTTGAGGCTGGCGTGCCCCTCAGCGACGGAGTCGTTGAGGAGCTCGCCACGCTCAGCGACGCACTCGGCGTGCCGTGGCCCGGGGGCGTGGCGGCCGCAGCAGCCAGCACGCCGTAG
- a CDS encoding IlvD/Edd family dehydratase has product MSSDPGRRRSQDWFGGTGRNGFIHRSWMRNQGFAPDLFDGRPVIGIASTWSELTPCNAHLRQVAESVKRGVWESGGWPLEFPVMSLGEPLMRPTTSLYRNLLAMEAEELIRSNPLDGVVLLGGCDKTTPGLAMGAASVNLPTLLITGGPMLNGKFRGRDIGSGTDVWRLTEEHRAGRLSTEELFEAEGCMARSAGHCMTMGTASTMASIMEAVGLQLPGMAAIPAVDSRRFAQSQLAGRRIVDMVHDGLRMSDVLTRDAFLNGIRVNAALGGSTNAIVHLLALAGRVGIDLNLEDFHRGGFSVPLLVDLMPSGSYLMEEFYYAGGVPALMASMAPLLNLDAMTVSGQTVGENIAGARNDNPDIIRPLDNPVQAAGNSTVVLYGNLAPKGAVLKVSAASPELLHHRGPALVFDSNEEYMAVADNDDLDVTPDTVLVVRGGGPKGYPGFPEIGNMPLPKKLLQQGVTDMVRISDARMSGTGFGTCVLHVAPESAVGGPIGVVQTGDMIELDVAARRVRVDISDEELQARLAAYVPQVAPTTRGWSRLYVEHVTGADQGADLDFLIGSSGDATPRHSH; this is encoded by the coding sequence ATGAGTTCCGATCCCGGACGGCGACGCAGCCAAGATTGGTTTGGCGGAACAGGTCGCAACGGCTTCATTCACCGGTCGTGGATGCGCAACCAGGGTTTTGCGCCAGACCTTTTCGATGGCCGACCCGTCATCGGTATCGCGAGCACGTGGTCAGAGCTGACCCCGTGCAACGCGCATCTTCGCCAGGTCGCAGAGTCGGTCAAGCGCGGGGTGTGGGAGAGCGGCGGGTGGCCACTCGAATTCCCGGTGATGAGCCTCGGTGAGCCGCTCATGCGCCCCACGACCTCCCTCTACCGCAACCTCTTGGCGATGGAGGCCGAAGAGCTGATCCGCTCGAACCCCCTCGATGGGGTCGTGCTGCTCGGCGGGTGCGACAAGACCACCCCGGGGCTGGCGATGGGTGCGGCGAGTGTGAACCTGCCCACGCTGCTGATCACTGGCGGGCCCATGCTGAACGGCAAGTTTCGGGGGCGCGATATCGGCTCGGGCACCGACGTCTGGAGGCTGACCGAGGAGCACCGCGCGGGCCGCCTCAGCACGGAAGAGCTGTTCGAGGCCGAGGGCTGCATGGCGCGCAGCGCCGGGCACTGCATGACGATGGGAACCGCCTCGACCATGGCCTCCATCATGGAGGCGGTCGGCCTGCAATTGCCGGGCATGGCGGCCATCCCCGCGGTTGACTCTCGCCGCTTCGCGCAGTCGCAGCTGGCCGGGCGCCGCATCGTCGACATGGTGCACGACGGCCTGCGCATGAGCGATGTGCTGACCCGAGACGCCTTCCTGAACGGAATCCGGGTCAACGCGGCGCTCGGCGGCTCCACCAACGCCATCGTTCACCTGCTGGCGCTCGCCGGCCGCGTGGGCATCGATCTGAACCTCGAAGACTTCCACCGCGGGGGCTTTTCGGTGCCGCTGCTCGTTGACCTCATGCCGTCGGGTAGCTATCTGATGGAGGAGTTCTACTACGCCGGGGGTGTTCCGGCCCTGATGGCGTCGATGGCGCCCCTGCTCAACCTCGATGCGATGACCGTGAGCGGCCAGACCGTCGGCGAGAACATTGCGGGTGCGCGCAACGACAACCCCGACATCATTCGGCCCCTCGATAACCCCGTTCAGGCGGCCGGCAACAGCACCGTGGTGTTGTACGGCAACCTCGCGCCGAAGGGCGCCGTGCTCAAGGTCTCGGCAGCGAGCCCTGAGTTGTTGCATCACCGGGGCCCCGCGCTGGTCTTCGACTCGAACGAGGAATATATGGCGGTCGCCGACAACGACGATCTCGATGTCACCCCCGACACCGTCCTGGTGGTGCGCGGCGGGGGGCCCAAGGGCTACCCCGGCTTCCCCGAGATCGGCAACATGCCCCTGCCGAAGAAGCTTCTGCAGCAGGGCGTGACCGACATGGTGCGCATCTCTGATGCCCGCATGAGCGGAACCGGCTTCGGAACCTGCGTTTTGCACGTCGCCCCCGAGTCCGCCGTTGGCGGGCCCATTGGCGTGGTGCAGACGGGCGACATGATCGAGCTCGACGTCGCCGCGCGACGCGTGCGCGTCGACATCAGTGACGAAGAGCTGCAGGCTCGGCTCGCCGCCTACGTTCCGCAGGTCGCACCGACGACTCGCGGCTGGTCACGGCTCTACGTCGAGCACGTCACGGGCGCTGACCAGGGTGCCGATCTCGACTTCCTGATCGGGTCGAGCGGGGACGCGACGCCGCGGCACTCGCACTAG